From Ramlibacter tataouinensis, the proteins below share one genomic window:
- a CDS encoding PaaI family thioesterase, translating to MDKEKLQGALPEYFAPWVQELGLAVESFDGDGVTLRLPQGERLSRVGGMLCGQAMMAAADTAMVLALINHFGEFRPCTTVQMNTSFLKPLSNQDALVQARVLRAGKSLAFGEIDLRGAADGKSVCRASVTYALL from the coding sequence ATGGACAAGGAAAAACTGCAGGGGGCGCTGCCCGAGTACTTCGCCCCCTGGGTGCAGGAGCTGGGGCTGGCGGTCGAAAGCTTCGACGGCGACGGCGTGACGCTGAGGTTGCCGCAAGGCGAGCGGCTGTCGCGAGTGGGCGGCATGCTGTGCGGCCAGGCCATGATGGCGGCCGCCGACACCGCCATGGTGCTGGCCCTGATCAACCATTTCGGCGAGTTCCGGCCCTGCACCACCGTGCAGATGAACACCAGCTTCCTCAAGCCCCTGTCCAACCAGGATGCGCTGGTGCAGGCGCGGGTGCTGCGCGCCGGCAAGTCGCTGGCGTTCGGCGAGATCGACCTGCGCGGCGCCGCCGACGGCAAGAGCGTGTGCCGCGCCAGCGTGACCTACGCGCTGCTCTAG